From a single Phalacrocorax aristotelis chromosome 1, bGulAri2.1, whole genome shotgun sequence genomic region:
- the WNT16 gene encoding protein Wnt-16 — protein sequence MGRGAPLGPCLLRAALLLALCPAAAGTWMWLGIAAAGGPEKPGCASPPLSRRQQDLCKQKPELVPAIREGARLGLQECRSQFRYERWDCRPPPLARRGPAAPTGAAAAFGHQLGSGTKETAFIYAVTSAGLVHSVTRSCSAGNMTECSCDTNLRHGGSASEGWHWGGCSDDIHYGMSFSRKFLDVPIKNLTGKSGSGLAAMNLHNNEAGRQAVAKLMSVDCRCHGVSGSCAVKTCWKTMSSFEKIGRFLKEKYENSIQISDRLKKTLRRKEKSQRKIPIGKEDLLYVNKSPNYCVEDQKLGIPGTQGRECNRTSEGPDGCNLLCCGRGYNTHVVRHVERCECKFVWCCYVRCRRCETMTDVHTCK from the exons ATGGGGCGCGGGGCCCCCCTCGGACCGTGCCTGCTGCGGGCAGCGCTGCTGCTCGCCCtctgccccgccgccgccggcaccTGGAT gtgGCTGGGCatcgccgccgccggcgggccGGAGAAGCCGGGCTGCGCCAGCCCGCCGCTGAGCCGCCGGCAGCAGGACCTGTGCAAGCAGAAGCCGGAGCTGGTGCCCGCCATCCGGGAGGGAGCTCGCCTGGGCCTCCAGGAGTGCCGCAGCCAGTTCCGATACGAGCGCTGGGactgccgcccgccgccgctcgcCCGCCGCGGACCCGCCGCCCCcaccggggccgccgccgccttcgGGCACCAGCTCGGCAGCG GCACAAAGGAGACCGCCTTCATATACGCAGTGACCTCAGCGGGCCTCGTGCATTCGGTGACGCGATCGTGCAGCGCAGGAAACATGACCGAGTGCTCCTGCGACACGAACCTGCGCCACGGTGGCTCGGCCAGCGAGGGCTGGCACTGGGGCGGCTGCTCCGATGATATCCACTACGGAATGTCCTTCAGCAGAAAGTTCCTCGATGTGCCCATTAAGAACTTAACGGGCAAAAGCGGGAGCGGACTGGCGGCGATGAACCTGCACAACAACGAGGCTGGGAGGCAG GCTGTAGCAAAGCTGATGTCAGTGGATTGCCGTTGTCACGGTGTTTCTGGATCCTGTGCTGTGAAAACTTGTTGGAAAACAATGTCCTCCTTTGAAAAGATTGGCcgttttttaaaggaaaagtatGAAAACAGCATACAGATAtcagacagactgaaaaaaacgCTAcgcaggaaagagaaaagccagCGAAAAATACCAATTGGGAAAGAAGACCTGCTGTATGTGAACAAATCGCCCAATTACTGTGTCGAAGACCAAAAATTGGGGATCCCTGGGACTCAGGGAAGGGAATGTAACCGCACCTCAGAGGGACCCGATGGCTGCAACCTCCTCTGCTGTGGGCGTGGGTACAACACCCACGTTGTCAGGCATGTGGAAAGGTGTGAATGCAAGTTTGTCTGGTGCTGCTACGTGCGCTGCCGGAGGTGCGAGACCATGACCGACGTGCACACCTGCAAATAA